The genomic window ATGCGATCGACGTCGACGCGTCCAACTTCGAACAGGTCGTGATCGAAGGCTCCCGCCGTGTGCCGATCGTCATCGACTTCTGGGCACCGTGGTGCGGGCCCTGCCGCGCGCTCGCGCCCATACTGGAGAAGCTCGCGGCGGAGCACGCCGGGCGATTCGTCCTTGCGAAGATCAACTCGGACGAGAACCCCGAGCTCGCGGCACGGTTCGGCGTTCGCGGCATTCCCGCCGTGAAGGCCGTCGTCGACGGCGCCATCGTCGGCGAGTTCGTC from Acidobacteriota bacterium includes these protein-coding regions:
- a CDS encoding co-chaperone YbbN, with amino-acid sequence MTTHAIDVDASNFEQVVIEGSRRVPIVIDFWAPWCGPCRALAPILEKLAAEHAGRFVLAKINSDENPELAARFGVRGIPAVKAVVDGAIVGEFV